Proteins co-encoded in one Rhopalosiphum maidis isolate BTI-1 chromosome 2, ASM367621v3, whole genome shotgun sequence genomic window:
- the LOC113554398 gene encoding mitochondrial import receptor subunit TOM7 homolog — MGLLKPGIKSRMESVTEFVKTSYHVAFIPFVIYMGFKKGPEVGGPAFGLLSLLWQ; from the exons atggGATTATTAAAACCAGGAATAAAATCTCGAATGGAGTCAGTCACCGAGTTTGTCAAAACTTCTTACCATGTCGCCTTTATtccatttgttatatatatgg gtTTCAAAAAAGGACCAGAGGTTGGTGGCCCAGCATTTGGACTTTTAAG cctCCTGTGGCAGTAA